From Nymphaea colorata isolate Beijing-Zhang1983 chromosome 6, ASM883128v2, whole genome shotgun sequence, a single genomic window includes:
- the LOC116256372 gene encoding probable LRR receptor-like serine/threonine-protein kinase At1g05700, with amino-acid sequence MSTWDCFFLLFSCAALFLRVGGAQEGFISLDCGAPNGTSYKSDIGLFYTSDSSYISSGVAKQISSDYLTSSVARIYQTVRSFPQYTRNCYSLGRLTSGSRYIIRASFMYGNYDGLRLAPNFDLYMGLDLWNTIQLDNETHVLRTEIIKIATSTSLSVCLLKSGNSMPFISALELRPYDGIYSPGNQSSLVTFKRIDFGSTKESRFPADPYDRIWTPDYNAYGTPLSTDLPVKEIYTPAFGLPTAIMQTAVTSSAPITISWSTKPGARIHVFFHFAELIQYKGNQTRDLTISKNGKSWQDAFVPRYLVPNTIFSNPPDTLGDYSFSIAVAQTSTLGPIINAIEIYEAHDVTGLSTNQQDVDAITGVRENYNLKKNWISDPCLPQTYTWDGLDCSYENPSSPRIVSLDLSYSGLNGSITNYFYQFASIHSLNLSGNNLEGSIPHFLGKMTSLTKLDLSGNHFSGPIPDTLKQRMDDGSLSVRIDNNTQLCLDETCKKKHNVVLLLLSICTPTIFIFVLGIVLVMFLRRKKNMRQNQGSTLSSSNAMTHTLLALESSCLFTYNDIVRITNNFERMIGKGGSADVFYGKLIDGKEVAVKTLTRTTVQRSKEFSAEIKLLTKVHHKYFVSFYGFCEEGDNMILVYEYMSGGNLRELLSDNSRSSVVVSWKQRLKIALSSAIGLEYLHSGCQPPIIHRDVKTSNILLNENSEAKIADFGLSKIYVTEDITHVTTTVAGTPGYVDPEYYNTNKLTEKSDVYSFGVVLLELITGHRAILTLESERVHILQWVTPKIMRGDVASIVDPRLQGQYDINSIWKVVEVALTCGEEKAIGRPTMTEVVNGLKAALEIEDRGSIGGVSGKMSFQGHFQWDIESSMYPSAR; translated from the exons ATGAGTACATGGGACTGCTTCTTTCTGCTATTTTCATGTGCTGCCCTCTTTCTTCGAGTAGGAGGAGCACAAGAAG GTTTCATAAGTCTGGACTGTGGCGCCCCAAATGGGACAAGCTACAAAAGCGATATTGGTTTGTTTTACACCTCCGACAGTTCATACATTTCCAGTGGAGTTGCGAAACAAATCTCTTCAGACTATTTGACTAGCAGTGTTGCTCGGATCTACCAAACAGTAAGAAGCTTCCCGCAATACACAAGGAACTGTTACAGTTTGGGCCGCTTGACTTCCGGCTCGAGATATATAATCCGAGCTTCCTTCATGTATGGGAACTACGACGGGTTGAGGTTGGCTCCAAATTTCGACCTCTACATGGGGCTGGACCTCTGGAACACGATTCAGTTGGATAATGAAACTCATGTTTTACGAACTGAGATCATCAAGATTGCAACTTCAACTTCCCTATCAGTATGTTTGCTCAAGTCAGGCAACAGCATGCCGTTTATATCAGCGTTGGAACTTCGGCCCTACGATGGTATATATTCACCTGGCAATCAATCATCGCTTGTGACCTTCAAAAGAATCGACTTTGGATCGACCAAAGAATCAAG GTTTCCTGCTGATCCGTATGATCGCATATGGACACCAGACTACAATGCATATGGGACTCCGCTTAGCACTGATCTGCCAGTGAAGGAAATTTATACGCCGGCATTTGGATTGCCAACTGCCATTATGCAGACCGCTGTGACCTCATCTGCTCCCATTACAATCAGCTGGAGCACGAAGCCGGGTGCTCGCATCcatgttttcttccattttgCGGAACTGATACAGTACAAAGGAAACCAAACAAGAGACCTCACAATCTCCAAGAATGGAAAAAGTTGGCAAGATGCTTTTGTTCCTAGGTATCTTGTTCCAAACACCATATTCAGCAACCCACCTGATACACTAGGAGACTATTCATTCTCAATAGCTGTTGCACAGACTTCTACTCTTGGTCCAATCATAAACGCAATTGAGATCTACGAAGCACATGATGTCACTGGCTTGTCGACCAATCAACAGGATG TTGACGCAATCACGGGAGTTAGAGAGAACTACAACCTGAAGAAAAACTGGATCTCCGATCCATGCCTCCCTCAGACGTACACTTGGGATGGATTGGACTGTAGCTATGAAAATCCCTCATCACCGAGAATCGTTTCCTT GGATCTCTCGTATAGTGGTTTAAATGGCTCCATAACCAATTATTTTTATCAATTTGCATCAATTCACTCATT GAACTTATCCGGAAATAACTTGGAAGGATCAATACCACATTTCCTTGGAAAAATGACTAGTTTAACAAAGCT AGATTTATCGGGTAATCACTTTTCTGGCCCAATTCCAGATACCCTCAAACAGAGGATGGATGATGGATCACTTTCAGTAAG GATTGACAATAATACCCAACTTTGCCTGGATGAAACGTGCAAGAAGAAACAcaatgttgttttgcttttgctCTCCATTTGTACTCCTACGATATTCATATTCGTTCTTGGAATTGTTCTAGTTATGTTTCTTAGGAGAAAGAAGAATATGAGACAGAACCAAGGTTCAACCTTGAGCAGCA GTAACGCAATGACACACACACTATTGGCATTAGAAAGTAGCTGTTTATTCACCTACAATGACATAGTGAGGATTACCAATAACTTTGAAAGGATGATCGGTAAAGGAGGATCTGCTGATGTATTTTATGGAAAACTGATTGATGGGAAGGAAGTGGCAGTCAAGACATTGACCAGAACAACTGTGCAAAGGAGCAAAGAATTTTCTGCAGAG ATTAAGTTGTTAACAAAAGTTCACCACAAGTATTTCGTCTCTTTCTACGGATTCTGTGAGGAAGGAGACAACATGATACTTGTTTATGAATATATGTCTGGAGGAAACTTGAGGGAGCTCTTATCAG ACAATTCCAGGAGCTCAGTGGTGGTTAGCTGGAAACAAAGATTGAAAATTGCTCTAAGCTCTGCTATAG GGCTGGAATACCTGCATTCTGGATGCCAGCCGCCAATCATACACAGGGATGTGAAGACGAGCAATATCCTTCTCAATGAAAATTCTGAAGCTAAAATTGCAGATTTTGGACTGTCGAAGATCTATGTAACCGAGGACATTACCCATGTGACAACTACAGTCGCTGGAACCCCCGGATATGTGGACCCTGA gtATTACAACACCAACAAACTGACCGAGAAAAGTGATGTATATAGCTTTGGGGTGGTCCTTCTCGAGCTCATCACAGGCCACCGTGCCATATTAACGCTAGAATCGGAACGAGTCCACATCCTCCAATGGGTTACCCCCAAAATTATGAGGGGAGATGTTGCGAGCATTGTCGATCCCAGGCTCCAAGGCCAATACGACATTAACTCTATATGGAAAGTTGTAGAGGTAGCTCTGACATGCGGTGAAGAGAAAGCAATTGGAAGGCCTACCATGACAGAAGTCGTGAATGGATTGAAGGCGGCTTTGGAGATTGAAGATCGAGGTTCAATCGGAGGAGTTTCTGGCAAAATGTCCTTTCAAGGCCATTTTCAGTGGGACATTGAGTCATCTATGTACCCATCAGCAAGGTGA